The Amphiprion ocellaris isolate individual 3 ecotype Okinawa chromosome 6, ASM2253959v1, whole genome shotgun sequence genome contains a region encoding:
- the LOC111584708 gene encoding G-protein coupled receptor 183-like: MLLSNITHSLSAGVPLAVNFDSPVEYLIFIFQILFATAAVLLSGPVVVTILVTRTLYLQNRFIFMLNTSVCDTLVGFSVYYLGLFDVQEGFPSRNGTYNLLPSLLGVNIMTFLFAQFDRYFAVCHPFIYSRFVRRWMIVFANIYCWCHVYSQTIVTVFLPLSKAIQMYVLSIVSLQLIVLTKVAMTIKLYVVARYQLDRDPPSAERESKKESLRIIIFAVITFLLLWYPSFVNIVLRLALGVGLNFRNQATNLFAIMARFNAVSTPAVYLWGSPALRRAMLRTVWARVCPRCKRRVSSCSVRGGSRWRFTDCLLRTPTTAGIRDCMDVTKRDQENN, translated from the exons TCGACAGTCCCGTGGAGTATCTCATCTTCATTTTCCAGATTCTATTCGCCACCGCTGCTGTTCTCCTCTCCGGACCTGTGGTCGTCACCATCTTGGTCACCAGAACGCTTTACCTCCAGAACAGGTTCATTTTCATGCTCAACACCAGCGTTTGCGACACTCTGGTGGGCTTTTCGGTGTATTATCTGGGTCTGTTCGACGTCCAGGAGGGCTTTCCTTCCAGAAATGGCACTTATAACCTGTTGCCCTCTCTTCTTGGGGTCAACATTATGACATTTCTATTTGCGCAATTTGACCGCTATTTCGCAGTTTGTCATCCTTTCATCTACTCGCGCTTTGTGAGACGGTGGATGATCGTTTTTGCAAATATCTACTGCTGGTGTCACGTTTACAGCCAGACGATCGTTACGGTGTTCTTGCCACTTTCCAAAGCGATACAGATGTATGTTCTGAGCATCGTCAGCTTGCAGCTCATCGTGCTCACCAAAGTGGCCATGACCATCAAACTGTATGTTGTCGCCAGATACCAGTTGGACAGAGATCCTCCCAGCGCAGAGAGGGAGAGCAAGAAGGAGTCACTCAGAATAATCATTTTTGCTGTCATAACCTTCCTGCTGCTGTGGTATCCCTCTTTCGTTAATATCGTCCTCAGATTGGCGCTGGGAGTCGGGCTGAACTTCAGGAACCAAGCCACCAATCTGTTCGCCATCATGGCGCGTTTTAACGCAGTGTCCACGCCGGCGGTGTACCTGTGGGGGAGTCCGGCCCTGAGGAGAGCCATGCTGAGGACGGTGTGGGCCAGAGTGTGTCCGAGGTGCAAGAGGAG AGTCTCGTCCTGTTCTGTGAGGGGAGGAAGCCGCTGGAGATTCACTGACTGTTTACTGAGGACTCCAACTACCGCAGGGATAAGAGACTGCATGGATGTTACTAAACGGGACcaggaaaataattaa
- the LOC111584707 gene encoding G-protein coupled receptor 183-like, producing MLLSNITDSMTGMVPLSVDFDSPEDYFIFIFQILFATATVLVAGTVVIGILATKALRLQNRFIFMLNTSICDTLVGFSVYYLGLFDVQEGYPSRNGTYNVLPSLLGINILTFLFAQFDRYFAVCHPFIYSRFITRHFVIGINLYCWVYSFAHLLARNLLPLSKAIQLYVFSIVFLQLIVFTKVVMTIKLYVIARYQLARDPPSAERESKKESLRIVIFVVISFLVLWCPSFVNIIIRFVAGGGLTFRNEATNLFAILARFNTLCTPSVYIWGSPALREAMLKTVWGRACPRCKRRVESCHGKADTSKSWK from the exons ATGCTCCTCTCCAACATAACAGACTCTATGACAGGCATGGTGCCTCTGTCGGTGGACTTCGATAGTCCTGAGGattatttcatctttattttccagattttattCGCCACAGCTACTGTTCTGGTGGCTGGAACAGTAGTTATTGGCATCTTGGCCACCAAAGCGCTGCGCCTCCAGAACAGGTTCATTTTCATGCTCAACACCAGCATCTGCGACACGCTGGTTGGCTTTTCTGTATATTATCTGGGTCTGTTTGACGTTCAGGAGGGATATCCTTCCAGAAACGGCACTTACAACGTGTTACCGTCACTTCTAGGCATTAATATACTGACGTTTCTGTTCGCGCAGTTTGACCGGTATTTTGCAGTGTGCCATCCCTTCATCTACAGCCGCTTCATCACCAGACATTTCGTGATTGGCATCAACCTGTACTGCTGGGTTTACAGCTTTGCGCACTTGCTCGCCAGGAATTTGCTGCCGCTTTCCAAAGCCATACAGCTGTACGTGTTCAGCATCGTCTTCTTGCAGCTCATCGTGTTCACCAAAGTGGTCATGACGATCAAATTGTATGTTATTGCCAGATACCAGCTGGCGCGAGATCCTCCCAGCGCAGAGAGGGAGAGCAAAAAGGAGTCTCTGAGAATAGTGATATTTGTGGTCATAAGCTTCTTGGTGCTGTGGTGTCCGTCCTTTGTTAATATCATCATCAGATTTGTGGCAGGAGGAGGGTTGACTTTCAGAAACGAGGCCACCAATCTGTTCGCCATCCTGGCTCGCTTCAACACCTTGTGCACGCCGTCTGTGTACATCTGGGGGAGTCCTGCTCTGAGGGAAGCCATGCTGAAGACGGTGTGGGGCAGAGCGTGTCCACGGTGCAAGAGGAG AGTCGAATCCTGTCACGGGAAGGCAGATACCAGTAAGTCATGGAAATAA
- the LOC111566711 gene encoding protease-associated domain-containing protein 1 — translation MANVARNTALISYLWTVFVLFSRTTGLGVNELLYFRIISPEEIGYIFSAAPAKDFGGDFTSSYDEIFLVPADPADGCSEMKDKEILHGQVVLVERGGCSFVQKARHVEEAGGKAVLIADNAEDNDSQYLDMVSDGSTTKPSIPALFLLGRDGMMIRRSLQRQALPWAIISIPVNVSALASFPLKQPPWTLW, via the exons ATGGCGAATGTTGCCCGAAATACGGCTTTAATTTCATACCTGTGGACGGTTTTCGTGCTGTTCAGTCGCACGACAG GTCTTGGGGTCAATGAGCTGCTGTATTTCAGGATCATCAGTCCAGAGGAGATCGGGTACATTTTCAGTGCTGCACCTGCTAAAGACTTTGGAGGAGATTTT ACGTCATCTTACGATGAGATTTTTCTTGTACCAGCAGACCCTGCAGACGGCTGCTCAGaaatgaaagacaaagaaatccTTCATGGACAAGTAGTCCTGGTGGAAAGAGG AGGTTGCTCCTTTGTACAAAAGGCCCGACACGTGGAGGAAGCCGGGGGAAAAGCTGTACTGATTGCTGATAATGCAGAGGACAATGACAGCCAGTACCTTGATATGGTCTCTGATGGAAGCACTACCAAGCCGAGCATACCTGCTCTGTTCCTGCTGGGACGCGATGG GATGATGATCAGACGATCTCTGCAGAGACAGGCACTGCCCTGGGCCATCATTTCAATTCCCGTCAATGTTTCTGCCTTGGCCTCGTTCCCGCTCAAGCAGCCCCCATGGACACTGTGGTAG
- the si:dkey-88e18.2 gene encoding interleukin-12 subunit beta, with translation MKTCSLWIFGLLLISLTAANGINYFPENFVVAKRNDANPVTLICDTKTGGAVTWKFDGEAMEDDSFEDNIQQKGSNLILSEVDSPMLGEYSCWRGGEMLSSTYLLLEDEDEDELDSFISCRAKSYGCSFSCTWTHSKYAAVRLGLGHDCRQGLKSCHWVDDNKQLLDGGFQFELPHSLSPYAEESNRLELTAEAIINYTILRRTKSFYLRDIVQPDSPQIVKCQEVGQNLNVTIDPPTNWSTPHSFFTLEHQIEYVLKDDGETGRSLSPLIPKSISKLRVRCRDPLVVSAWSQWTPWKNVNC, from the exons ATG AAGACCTGCTCACTGTGGATATTTGGGCTTCTGTTGATCAGCCTCACAGCAGCAAATGGAATCAACTACTTTCCAGAAAATT TTGTGGTGGCAAAAAGGAATGATGCAAATCCTGTTACACTGATCTGCGATACAAAGACCGGAGGAGCCGTCACATGGAAGTTTGATGGCGAAGCGATGGAGGACGACAGTTTTGAGGACAACATTCAGCAGAAAGGTTCAAATCTGATCCTGTCTGAAGTAGATTCGCCCATGTTGGGAGAATATAGCtgctggagaggaggagagatgtTATCATCCACTTACCTGCTGctggaggatgaggatgaggatgagttAG ATTCATTTATCAGCTGTCGAGCAAAGTCTTACGGCTGTAGCTTCAGCTGCACGTGGACCCACAGTAAATATGCAGCAGTGCGCCTTGGACTGGGCCACGACTG CCGTCAAGGTTTGAAGTCTTGTCACTGGGTCGACGACAACAAGCAGCTCCTGGATGGGGGATTCCAGTTTGAGCTGCCTCACTCCCTCTCACCCTACGCTGAGGAGAGCAACCGGCTGGAACTCACTGCTGAGGCTATCATCAACTACACTATCCTCAGGAGAACCAAGAGCTTTTACCTCAGAGACATCg ttcaacCTGATAGTCCCCAGATTGTCAAGTGTCAGGAGGTGGGTCAGAATCTGAACGTGACCATCGATCCGCCAACCAACTGGTCAACTCCTCACAGCTTCTTCACTCTGGAGCATCAGATTGAATATGTGCTGAAAGACGATGGCGAG ACTGGACGTTCCTTATCCCCGCTGATACCAAAGAGTATCAGCAAGCTGAGGGTTCGCTGCAGAGACCCTCTGGTGGTCTCAGCCTGGAGCCAGTGGACTCCCTGGAAAAATGTAAACTGCTGA
- the LOC111566709 gene encoding transcription factor BTF3-like, translating to MKESIMNQEKLAKLQAQVRIGGKGSARRKKKVVHRTATADDKKLQFSLKKLGVNNISGIEEVNMFTNQGTVIHFNNPKVQASLAANTFTITGHAENKQLTEMLPGILNQLGADSLTSLRRLAETLPKPAGENKAPMVAAEEEDDEVPDLVENFDEASKNEAN from the exons ATGAAGGAGTCGATAATGAACCAGGAGAAGCTCGCCAAACTGCAGGCGCAGGTCCGCATAGGCGGCAAG GGGTCAGCCCGCAGAAAGAAGAAGGTTGtgcacagaacagcaacagcagaTGACAAGAAGCTGCAGTTTTCCCTGAAGAAGCTGGGAGTCAACAACATCTCTGGTATCGAAGAG gTGAATATGTTCACAAACCAGGGGACAGTGATCCACTTCAACAACCCAAAGGTTCAAGCCTCCTTGGCTGCCAACACTTTTACAATCACAGGACACGCTGAGAACAAACAGCTCACAGAGATGCTCCCAGGAATCCTAAACCAGCTTGGAGCCGATAGTCTTACCAGCCTTAGGAGATTAGCAGAGACTCTGCCCAAACCAG CCGGTGAGAACAAAGCCCCAATGGTTGCtgctgaagaggaggatgatgaagtTCCAG ATCTTGTCGAAAACTTTGATGAGGCTTCAAAGAACGAggcaaactaa
- the utp15 gene encoding U3 small nucleolar RNA-associated protein 15 homolog, translating into MASFKPTNIPVYPKLGEKVTQDTLYWKNYKAPVQIKEFGAITNIDFSPVTPHNFAVTAFTRIHIYGPFSQEPVKTFTRFKDTAYCGRFRSDGQLLVAGCEDSVVRLFDVGGKVALRMFRGHTKAVHVTDFTSDRYQILTGSDDYTCRLWDIPNATELNVYQEHTDYIRCGITSKLNRDLFITGSYDHTLKVFDARVDKSVMSMDHGQPIESLLLYPSEGLLVSAGGRYVKVWDLLKGGQPLVSLRNHHKTVTCLALSSNGQRLLSASLDRHVKVYSTTNYKVVHNFDYAASILSLALAPDDESIVVGMTNSILSIKHRKSPEESREISGQQRRRPSYRVFVKGKNYVPKQDDYLVSKPVKQYLAKYDKQLKKFNVSKALDCALEKWIRLRNPEVPVAVIKELDRRGTLKNALAGRDEQQLSRLLSFLIGNLVDMRFAPVLVVAAEMILDIYRSILGQSPVIDRQLLRMQDLLEREIDYQKELVEVLGMLDTMFASSLPKMEVPCSSVSRSNGLSQGEASSSRPQPQVT; encoded by the exons atGGCTTCATTTAAACCTACAAATATCCCAGTTTACCCAAAACTAGGAGAGAAAGTCACACAAGACACACTCTACTGGAAAAACTACAAG GCTCCGGTCCAGATAAAAGAATTTGGAGCCATCACAAACATAGACTTCTCCCCCGTGACTCCACATAATTTTGCTGTGACTGCATTCACACGA ATCCACATTTATGGGCCATTCTCCCAGGAGCCTGTCAAGACATTTACACGCTTCAAGGACACTGCATACTGTGGCAGGTTCAGGTCAGACGGTCAGCTGCTGGTGGCAGGATGCGAGGACTCTGTCGTCCGGCTGTTTGACGTCGGCGGCAAGGTGGCACTCAGGATGTTCAGAGGACACACAAA GGCTGTACATGTGACAGACTTCACCTCAGACCGTTATCAGATCCTCACAGGGTCAGATGACTACACCTGCCGACTTTGGGACATCCCAAATGCCACTGAGCTGAATGTTTACCAAGAACACACAGATTATATTCGCTGTGGCATCACCAGCAAACTCAACAGAGACCTTTTCATTACTG GATCATACGACCACACACTGAAAGTGTTTGATGCCAGAGTGGATAAGAGTGTGATGAGCATGGACCACGGCCAGCCAATAGAGAGCCTCCTGCTCTACCCCTCTGAGGGACTCCTGGTCTCTGCAG GTGGACGCTATGTGAAAGTGTGGGATCTGCTAAAAGGAGGCCAACCGCTGGTTTCACTGAGGAACCATCACAAAACTGTCACCTGTTTGGCGCTCAGCAGCAACGGACAGAGACTGCTGTCAGCCTCTCTGGACAG gCATGTAAAGGTGTACAGCACAACAAACTACAAAGTGGTGCACAACTTTGACTATGCTGCCTCTATCCTCAGTCTGGCTTTGGCT CCGGATGATGAGTCCATTGTCGTGGGAATGACCAACAGTATTCTGAGTATCAAACACAGGAAAAGTCCTGAAGAGTCAAGGGAAATTAGTGGCCAGCAGAGGCGGCGACCGTCATACCGTGTTTTTGTGAAAGGGAAGAACTACGTCCCTAAACAG GATGATTATCTTGTCAGTAAGCCAGTAAAACAATATTTGGCCAAATATGACAAACAGCTCAAGAAATTTAATGTGTCCAAGGCTTTGGATTGCGCTCTGGAG AAATGGATAAGACTGAGAAATCCGGAGGTACCAGTGGCTGTTATAAAAGAGCTGGATCGAAGAGGAACGCTGAAGAATGCACTGGCAGGAAGAGATGAACAGCAGCTCTCTCGGTTACTCAGCTTCCTCATAGG GAACTTGGTTGATATGAGGTTCGCTCCTGTCCTCGTAGTAGCAGCTGAGATGATCCTGGACATCTATCGGTCAATACTGGGCCAGTCACCAGTCATAGACCGACAGCTGCTGCGTATGCAGGACCTGCTGGAGCGAGAGATAGACTACCAGAAGGAACTTGTGGAGGTTCTGGGCATGTTGGACACAATGTTTGCGTCCTCCCTCCCGAAGATGGAGGTGCCGTGTTCTAGTGTCAGCAGGTCCAATGGACTGTCTCAGGGAGAAGCAAGTTCCTCAAGACCACAGCCTCAAGTCACCTGA